The following proteins come from a genomic window of Montipora foliosa isolate CH-2021 chromosome 2, ASM3666993v2, whole genome shotgun sequence:
- the LOC137993294 gene encoding uncharacterized protein: MAEPDCPEGSSEGIMPSSRDWLHHTDKSLSRLKDIKKTSYRLGGGPREREVGCQCNYRSKSKSSYLQLNPEPPQIGVDSQETASMSDLSIPEIMRQVNERKSQMNKSKRRPYSASVYTSMSSSRKFDSSDEKHSTRNNNAFITVKGQTVTPQFRQPHGFQQAFESKTDDTAFKGLLYLDEKVKHQSPTFDGLLEFSAAFNDDEDDPCDIPPPPNASPEADSPECRESNEHSFNEDDDEEIDKSSEVTSSWAGCRSLVFAIPTGNEGGSEDEIDYNEFKPGRVSADYVRKSEFLLEKVDEKNLTEAIEISDMLQDMESAKQKIGNLRISPRDLIDLDTDSTRQSTPEGTPPPAEVLDVIVPSVHITDKQISGASVEKVTSLGDGSYEAFWVEEPVGRVASNALPPRNNRPCSAKYLSQREKHSARVKKHESEGSLVLKGKIVEFFNSEDLIAGSRGRHLSRTSETKSDLNQPCFTDETRNAMETTASQNKKMVTKRPLPQRSSLKADKKQSFKGKDNFQRKNTEADKAVTKSSLRKSNSDGILQLSVTSDSTAKKSVTFNQDVLIGDSTGEFDCNETEHSLDNLNETTNTDMTQEPLEKRTPNSRLWSHPGVVIQNGFEMREAGFQGREGLESSPQSNQTSKDNNQQRKSAQSSRAKLLAKLKESPIEKEPCACRTVTRPTAALLAEARKGDAGTRETSTRNERLLKSRSARPSSAPMRRSSISNEHEVQRPKSPSRKPRAMSAIVQRKRTGSHGAPIRPRPLSAHVGSMSSKDARRNRAAVKVLKEGYLLKERPPTPLPPGSREQDKNTERKGNEKEDNNNLKKTPSSDKEEHDVVASEECRDVYARLQERGIEVSMDTIKRGLMPPARKANDYSLAIMGTSSGLLSRPENWLPEEHARIKIWNSVLKGSK; this comes from the exons ATGGCTGAACCAGATTGTCCCGAAGGAAGTTCAGAGGGGATTATGCCAAGCTCTCGG GATTGGTTGCACCACACAGATAAGTCGCTATCCCGCCTAAAGGATATCAAAAAGACATCATACCGACTTGGTGGTGGACCGCGTGAGAGGGAAGTGGGATGCCAATGTAATTACAGGAGTAAGAGCAAGAGCAGTTACTTACAGTTGAACCCAGAACCACCTCAGATAGGCGTGGACAGTCAAGAGACAGCAAG TATGTCAGACTTGTCCATTCCTGAAATAATGAGACAGGTTAATGAAAGAAAATCTCAAATGAACAAATCAAAGAGAAGGCCATACTCCGCATCAGTTTATACCAGCATGAGTTCATCAAGGAAGTTCGACAGCAGTGATGAAAAACACTCCACACGAAACAACAATGCCTTTATCACAG TGAAGGGGCAGACAGTAACACCACAGTTTCGCCAACCTCATGGATTCCAACAAGCCTTTGAAAGTAAAACTGATGACACAGCATTTAAAG GACTCTTGTATCTTGATGAAAAAGTGAAACATCAATCTCCCACATTTGATGGACTCCTAGAGTTTTCGGCGGCGTTTAATGACGACGAGGATGACCCGTGTGATATACCTCCCCCTCCCAATGCATCACCTGAAGCAGACTCTCCGGAATGTAGAGAATCTAATGAACACTCGTTCAAcgaggatgatgatgaggaaATCGACAAATCTTCGGAAGTGACGTCATCTTGGGCAGGTTGTCGTTCTTTGGTGTTCGCTATTCCAACTGGTAACGAGGGCGGGAGCGAAGACGAAATTGATTACAACGAGTTCAAACCTGGACGAGTTTCAGCGGATTATGTGCGGAAAAGTGAGTTTCTCCTTGAAAAAGTGGACGAGAAAAATCTAACGGAAGCTATTGAAATATCCGACATGTTACAAGATATGGAAAGTGCAAAGCAGAAGATAGGTAATCTACGCATCAGCCCTCGCGATTTGATAGATCTTGACACTGACTCAACGAGGCAGAGTACACCTGAAGGAACACCACCTCCTGCAGAGGTGTTGGATGTTATTGTACCTTCTGTTCACATAACTGATAAACAGATCAGCGGCGCGTCTGTCGAGAAAGTCACTAGCCTAGGAGATGGGTCGTATGAAGCGTTTTGGGTTGAAGAACCTGTAGGTCGCGTTGCATCAAATGCGTTGCCCCCGAGAAATAACCGTCCTTGTTCGGCAAAGTACCTGAGCCAACGTGAAAAGCATTCTGCGCGCGTTAAAAAACATGAAAGCGAGGGCTCGCTAGTACTGAAAGGAAAAATTGTGGAGTTCTTTAACTCAGAGGACTTGATAGCCGGAAGCCGGGGTAGGCATTTGAGTAGAACTTCAGAAACTAAAAGCGATTTGAACCAGCCTTGTTTTACAGACGAAACGAGAAACGCGATGGAGACAACTGCCAGTCAAAATAAAAAG ATGGTTACAAAACGACCATTACCGCAAAGGAGCTCTCTCAAGGCGGATAAAAAGCAGTCTTTTAAAGGAAAAGATAATTTCCAGAGAAAAAACACTGAGGCAGATAAAGCGGTGACAAAGTCATCTTTACGAAAGTCAAACTCAGATGGAATTCTACAGCTTTCTGTAACATCTGACAGTACTGCTAAAAAGTCAGTGACATTTAATCAAGATGTACTGATTGGAGATAGTACAGGAGAATTTGACTGCAATGAAACTGAACATTCACTTGATAATTTAAACGAGACAACAAACACCGATATGACCCAAGAGCCCCTCGAGAAGCGAACGCCAAACAGTCGTTTGTGGTCGCACCCTGGAGTTGTCATTCAAAACGGATTCGAAATGCGAGAAGCAGGCTTCCAGGGGAGGGAAGGCCTTGAATCTTCCCCTCAGAGTAATCAAACGTCGAAGGATAACAATCAACAGAGAAAATCCGCTCAAAGTTCAAGAGCGAAACTCTTGGCGAAACTGAAAGAAAGCCCTATCGAGAAGGAACCATGTGCGTGCAGAACAGTTACCAGGCCTACCGCTGCGCTTTTGGCGGAGGCGCGAAAGGGAGACGCTGGAACGAGAGAGACATCAACGAGGAATGAAAGGCTCTTG AAAAGTCGCTCTGCTCGGCCCAGTTCAGCACCAATGAGACGATCTTCAATAAGCAATGAACATGAGGTGCAAAGACCGAAATCTCCGAGCAGAAAACCGCGTGCAATGTCTGCTATAGTGCAG AGAAAGAGAACTGGATCACACGGGGCACCAATTCGCCCCAGGCCATTGTCTGCTCATGTCGGGAGTATGAG CTCAAAAGATGCTCGCCGCAACCGGGCCGCTGTCAAAGTTTTAAAGGAAGGATATTTGTTAAAGGAAAGACCACCAACGCCATTACCGCCTG GTTCAAGAGAACAAGACAAAAATACAGAACGAAAAGGCAACGAGAAGGAAGACAATaacaatttaaagaaaacacCTTCTAGTGATAAG GAGGAACATGACGTTGTTGCTTCAGAGGAATGCAGGGACGTTTATGCACGACTGCAGGAGAGAGGGATTGAGGTTTCCATGGATACCATTAAGAG AGGCTTGATGCCTCCGGCGAGGAAAGCTAACGACTATAGCTTAGCTATTATGGGAACAAGCTCTGG